The following coding sequences lie in one Labrus bergylta chromosome 13, fLabBer1.1, whole genome shotgun sequence genomic window:
- the LOC109995424 gene encoding probable ribonuclease ZC3H12C: protein MGVKNHLEDGKGHILSLGLDLDYLHVEGAERQSSLSIVTGNIGVLQVGSGSLNNSSNSIGSTSFSTHSNYSSSSSCSNFSEEGAVSDSEDERLQNGSGVEPQNPMQDQPSHLHHKESPSVSQMVRLDLAPKQSFEDPAQPETSPTNPATDYRNKVEFALKLGYPEELVLLVLRKLGPDALINDVLGELVKLGTKTTMEQQGGSIVSQFSSSSSSLDCSSSSSNSSLDSCRQLCPSHLLEDKENIRPVVVDGSNVAMSHGNKEVFSCQGIQLAVDWFLERGHRDITVFVPAWRKEQSRPDALITDQEILRRLEKDKVLVFTPSRRVQGRRVVCYDDRFIVKLAYESDGIIVSNDNYRDLANEKPEWKKFIDERLLMYSFVNDKFMPPDDPLGRHGPSLENFLRKRPVIPEHRKQSCPYGKKCTYGHKCKFYHPERGTQPQRAVADELRASAKMSSVASRSLQEDSLMAKSQSSGQQERMAEAEPSQNTPKKHPYPSPRFSFNDLLEDRLRIQSKAEGRRGSNCSSSSSCSSSFQGQHAPGGPPSSGGLERWEHSGISEGGCSRFSGASGPSFGDTHHRCESPDLGYNSLIKSYSGLSLVVPNSPECFFPADLRAASLVSDCSSEGSVSSDSFSPDPLLDECSKCHHHQQHPHHHHHCPGQYAHPVNRVPPGLGHHVSQGFQVPTRRQHGFGLEDPAISVTSHASPRPFKIPSAYISSQPQHPLLSSFPEEFPVCPPQTSTAHSFSQSSPLRRNFMGSLWQEGGLQDSQVYKGSPIISRRNHLGINQQPQYQQNWDPHYQQSPKPSFDPFTFKSIPQVQERAWHSPWERQVHSTPHGLSSSSLPSLPLLSLPSISSHKSPLSPVPQHQEPPALGRYQDVREKVFLNLCRIFPSDLVRMVMTRNPHVMDAQELAAAILMEKSQHCS, encoded by the exons ATGGGCGTGAAGAACCATCTGGAGGATGGAAAAGGCCACATCCTCAGCCTGGGGCTGGATCTGGACTACCTCCATGTGGAAGGTGCTGAGCGGCAATCCAGTTTGAGCATTGTGACTGGTAATATAGGCGTCTTACAGGTTGGATCTGGATCCCTGAATAACAGCAGTAATAGTATTGGTAGCACTAGTTTTAGTACTCATTCAAACTACAGCAGCAGTAGCAGTTGCAGTAACTTCTCTGAGGAGGGTGCTGTCTCAGACAGTGAAGATGAACGGCTACAGAATGGATCTGGTGTTGAACCTCAAAACCCTATGCAAGATCAGCCATCTCACCTTCACCATAAAGAATCCCCCTCAGTCTCACAGATGGTCAGGCTGGACCTGGCACCAAAACAGTCCTTTGAAGACCCTGCACAGCCAGAAACATCACCCACTAATCCCGCAACAGACTACCGCAATAAAGTAGAATTTGCTCTGAAACTAGGCTACCCTGAGGAGCTGGTGCTACTAGTGCTGAGGAAACTCGGCCCAGATGCACTCATCAATGATGTGCTGGGTGAGCTGGTCAAACTTGGAACCAAGACGACAATGGAGCAACAAGGAGGATCGATTGTCTCCcagttttcctcctcttcttcctctttggactgctcctcctcttcctccaacTCTTCTCTGGACTCCTGTCGACAGCTGTGTCCTTCCCATCTACttgaagacaaagaaaacattcGTCCTGTTGTGGTGGATGGGAGCAACGTAGCCATGAg TCACGGAAATAAGGAAGTATTTTCCTGTCAAGGCATCCAGTTGGCTGTTGATTGGTTCTTGGAGCGAGGTCACCGTGACATCACTGTTTTTGTCCCTGCCTGGAGAAAAGAGCAGTCAAGACCTGATGCTCTGATCACAG accaAGAGATCTTACGGCGACTAGAGAAAGACAAGGTCCTGGTGTTCACTCCATCACGCCGTGTGCAAGGTCGCCGTGTGGTTTGCTATGATGATCGCTTTATCGTCAAACTAGCTTACGAGTCAGATGGCATCATTGTTTCCAATGACAACTACCGTGACCTAGCCAATGAGAAACCAGAGTGGAAGAAATTCATTGATGAGCGTCTACTGATGTACTCCTTTGTAAATGACAA GTTCATGCCACCAGATGACCCACTGGGTCGCCATGGACCAAGTCTGGAGAACTTCCTTAGGAAGAGGCCTGTTATTCCAGAGCACAGGAAGCAGTCATGTCCTTATG GAAAGAAGTGCACATATGGCCACAAGTGCAAGTTTTATCACCCTGAGAGAGGTACTCAACCACAGCGGGCAGTGGCTGATGAGCTCCGTGCTAGTGCCAAAATGTCATCAGTAGCTTCCAGAAGCCTGCAGGAAGATTCCTTAATGGCAAAGAGCCAAAGTTCTGGTCAACAAGAAAGAATGGCTGAGGCTGAGCCAAGTCAGAACACTCCAAAGAAACATCCATACCCCAGTCCACGCTTCTCCTTTAATGATCTCCTTGAGGACAGGCTTAGGATCCAGTCTAAAGCCGAAGGTCGACGGGGAAGCAACtgcagcagtagtagtagttgtaGCAGCAGCTTTCAAGGGCAACATGCCCCAGGTGGACCCCCTTCTTCAGGAGGTCTTGAGCGATGGGAGCACTCTGGGATTAGTGAAGGAGGTTGCTCAAGGTTTTCTGGAGCCTCAGGACCCAGTTTTGGTGACACTCATCACCGATGTGAGTCTCCAGACCTTGGCTACAACTCATTGATAAAGTCTTATTCTGGCCTCAGTCTGGTGGTGCCAAATAGTCCTGAATGCTTCTTCCCTGCTGATCTACGAGCTGCATCACTGGTATCAGACTGTAGCAGTGAAGGCAGTGTCAGCTCAGACTCATTCTCCCCCGACCCCTTGTTAGATGAATGCTCAAAGTGCCATCATCACCAACAGCATcctcaccaccatcatcactgtCCTGGCCAGTATGCTCACCCTGTAAACCGTGTTCCTCCTGGATTGGGCCACCATGTCTCTCAAGGCTTTCAAGTTCCAACGCGGAGACAACATGGTTTTGGCTTGGAGGACCCGGCAATATCTGTTACCTCTCATGCATCTCCACGGCCCTTCAAGATCCCTTCTGCCTACATCTCTAGCCAACCTCAACATCCCCTGCTGAGTAGTTTCCCTGAAGAATTCCCAGTTTGTCCACCCCAAACATCCACTGCTCACTCCTTCTCTCAGAGCTCCCCACTTAGACGCAATTTTATGGGCTCTCTTTGGCAGGAAGGTGGGCTCCAGGACTCCCAAGTGTACAAAGGGTCACCAATTATTTCAAGAAGAAATCATTTAGGAATAAACCAACAACCACAGTATCAGCAAAACTGGGATCCCCATTACCAGCAGTCCCCTAAGCCTAGCTTTGATCCATTTACCTTCAAGAGCATTCCACAAGTCCAAGAGAGGGCTTGGCACTCTCCTTGGGAAAGACAAGTTCATTCTACACCCCATGGCCTCTCATCATCAAGCCTACCATCACTCCCACTGCTGTCTCTGCCATCCATCTCTTCCCACAAAAGCCCCCTGTCCCCAGTACCCCAGCACCAAGAGCCCCCTGCCTTGGGTCGATACCAGGATGTAAGGGAGAAGGTGTTTCTAAACTTGTGCCGCATCTTCCCTTCAGATTTAGTGAGGATGGTGATGACCAGAAACCCTCATGTTATGGATGCTCAGGAGCTTGCAGCTGCAATTTTGATGGAGAAATCACAACACTGTTCTTGA